Proteins encoded together in one Chitinophaga sp. LS1 window:
- a CDS encoding B12-binding domain-containing radical SAM protein, whose translation MSAVFLITPPFTQLNTPYPATAYLKGFLNTKGVSSFQADLGIEVTVALFSKQGLEKLFAHINQLEIPHSENISRIIALQDDYIATIDDVIAFLQGKNPTLSHRVCKRDFLPEASRFAQLEDLDWAFGSMGNQDKAKHLATLYLEDLSDLIMECVDEHFGFSRYAEKLGRSANSFDELYTALQQEYTYIDHILIDLLSKHMEREQPQLVAISVPFPGNLYTSLRCGQWVKKHYPQVKVAMGGGFANTELRSLSDPRVFEFYDFVSLDDGEAPLEQLIAHINGTPTADLKRTFTLVDDKVTYINNASCKDYKQSQVGTPDYSDFLLDQYISAIEVVNPMHRMWSDGRWNKLTMAHGCYWGKCTFCDISLDYIRLYEPIAAALLCDRMEEIIAQTGQNGFHFVDEAAPPALMRALALEIIKRKLTVSWWTNIRFEKSFTRDLCQLLKESGLIAVSGGLEVASDRLLALIQKGITVAQVAQVNKHFTEAGVMVHAYLMYGFPTQTAQETIDSLEMVRQMFQAGILQSAFWHQFTMTAHSPVGLEPEKFSVKKESDAIGSFANNDIIHIDETGAEHETFSFGLKKSLLNFMHGICLTDPLQKWFEFKVPKTKVAPDYIVKALEDNELATAKPTAKIVWLGKTPSVETMTKSKKGATWEIALLTFQRKKDKHTISVDPDKGQWLAGMLEQLSVRNSKTYTLKEVMDHYTAAGLEDFELFWDNKPINTLYKYGLLQL comes from the coding sequence CCGCATCATTGCCCTGCAGGACGACTATATCGCCACGATCGACGATGTGATCGCCTTTTTGCAAGGCAAGAACCCTACCCTCTCCCACCGCGTGTGCAAAAGGGATTTTCTCCCCGAAGCCAGCCGCTTTGCCCAACTCGAAGACCTTGACTGGGCATTTGGCTCCATGGGTAACCAGGACAAAGCCAAACACCTGGCCACCCTGTACCTGGAAGACCTCTCCGATCTCATCATGGAATGTGTGGATGAACACTTCGGTTTTAGCCGTTATGCCGAAAAACTGGGCCGATCGGCCAATAGCTTCGACGAGCTGTACACCGCACTCCAACAGGAATATACTTATATCGATCATATCCTGATCGACCTCCTTAGCAAACACATGGAAAGGGAACAACCACAACTGGTGGCTATTTCCGTTCCTTTCCCTGGCAATCTGTACACCAGCCTCCGCTGCGGACAGTGGGTCAAGAAGCACTACCCACAGGTAAAAGTAGCCATGGGTGGCGGTTTCGCCAATACAGAACTGCGTTCACTCAGCGATCCAAGGGTATTTGAATTCTACGACTTCGTCTCCCTGGACGATGGAGAAGCGCCGCTCGAACAACTCATTGCCCACATCAATGGTACGCCTACTGCTGACCTGAAGCGCACTTTTACCCTTGTAGACGACAAGGTCACCTATATCAACAATGCCAGTTGTAAGGATTATAAACAGTCACAGGTAGGTACGCCGGATTACAGCGACTTCCTGTTAGATCAATATATCTCTGCTATTGAAGTAGTGAACCCCATGCACCGCATGTGGAGCGATGGCCGCTGGAATAAGCTGACCATGGCCCATGGCTGCTATTGGGGCAAGTGTACCTTCTGCGATATCTCTCTCGATTACATTCGTTTATACGAACCTATCGCAGCTGCTCTGCTCTGTGACCGTATGGAAGAGATCATTGCGCAGACAGGGCAAAACGGTTTTCACTTTGTAGACGAAGCCGCACCTCCTGCCCTGATGCGCGCATTGGCACTGGAGATTATCAAAAGAAAACTGACTGTAAGCTGGTGGACGAATATCCGCTTTGAAAAAAGCTTTACCCGCGACCTTTGTCAATTATTGAAAGAGAGCGGTTTAATTGCGGTATCCGGTGGCCTGGAAGTAGCATCGGACAGATTGCTGGCGCTTATCCAGAAAGGTATTACCGTAGCACAGGTGGCGCAGGTGAATAAACACTTTACGGAGGCAGGTGTGATGGTACATGCTTATCTCATGTACGGCTTTCCTACTCAAACTGCACAGGAAACCATCGACTCACTGGAAATGGTGCGCCAGATGTTCCAGGCAGGCATCTTACAATCTGCTTTCTGGCATCAGTTCACCATGACAGCACATAGCCCCGTAGGTCTGGAACCGGAGAAATTCAGTGTTAAAAAAGAAAGCGATGCCATCGGCTCATTTGCCAATAATGATATCATTCACATTGATGAAACAGGTGCAGAACATGAAACCTTTAGCTTTGGTTTGAAGAAATCACTACTGAACTTTATGCACGGCATCTGTCTGACCGATCCACTGCAAAAGTGGTTTGAGTTCAAAGTGCCGAAGACAAAAGTAGCCCCTGACTATATTGTGAAAGCACTGGAAGATAACGAACTGGCCACTGCCAAACCTACTGCTAAAATAGTATGGCTGGGCAAAACGCCATCCGTAGAAACAATGACTAAATCCAAGAAAGGCGCCACCTGGGAAATAGCCCTCCTCACTTTCCAGCGCAAAAAGGATAAACATACCATCAGCGTAGACCCTGACAAAGGCCAATGGCTGGCAGGTATGCTGGAACAACTGTCGGTGCGGAACAGCAAGACCTATACACTGAAAGAAGTAATGGACCACTATACGGCTGCCGGACTGGAAGATTTTGAATTGTTCTGGGACAATAAGCCAATCAACACCTTATATAAATACGGTTTGCTGCAATTATAA